The following are encoded together in the Acipenser ruthenus chromosome 24, fAciRut3.2 maternal haplotype, whole genome shotgun sequence genome:
- the LOC117429013 gene encoding vitronectin-like translates to MKLGGILILSALTAVLAVEDSCVGRCEIGFDSKKKCQCDSMCKYYQSCCVDYDTACRSKVSRGDLFDVPEDEYDYSANETETVESVPPETQNQGASLLRPNAVRPRVETTTANTEYERDTEQPELGRVTEPNPTEHTRPLQPEPAELCSGDPFDAFTQVKNGSMYAFRGQHFYELDDKEVKPGYPKLIKDVWGVEGPIDTAFTRINCQGKTYIFKGKEYWRFEDGVLDPDYPRDISEGFSGIPDNVDAAFALPAANYRGKEKVYFFKGSQYYQYEFRKQPTQQECSEMEPSTLFSRYTALQYDTWEDIFSFLFKGSDSFSSPGPRLISRDWKGLPGPVDAVMAARLYVAPKTQTASSKKSSKASRKRSYKRRRGRKQKHRQDRSVFWDLQDLGENSDRRQQQRQWQGYDYGRPDYDRQSYLEFMGSDEDYDMLHKCQPIQSIYFFIKDKYYRVNLQTKRVDIVSPPYPRSIAKYWLGCPEKGGAERK, encoded by the exons ATGAAGTTGGGGGGGATCCTCATACTGTCTGCGCTCACCGCCGTTCTGGCTGTGGAAG ATTCATGCGTTGGCCGCTGTGAGATCGGGTTCGACTCGAAGAAGAAGTGCCAGTGCGACTCCATGTGCAAGTATTACCAAAGCTGCTGCGTGGACTATGACACGGCGTGCCGCAGTAAAG TGTCCCGTGGAGATCTGTTTGACGTGCCAGAAGACGAATACGACTACAGTGCCAACGAGACCGAAACTGTAGAGAGCGTCCCGCCGGAAACACAGAACCAAGGGGCTTCGCTCCTCAGACCTAACGCTGTCAGACCCAGAGTAGAGACTACCACAGCAAACACTGAATATGAGCGGGATACCGAGCAGCCTGAGCTGGGAAGAGTTACAGAACCCAACCCCACCGAGCACACTCGTCCTCTGCAGCCTGAACCAGCGGAGCTGTGCAGCGGAGACCCCTTTGACGCTTTCACACAGGTGAAGAACGGCTCTATGTACGCTTTCCGAG GGCAACATTTCTACGAGCTGGACGACAAGGAGGTGAAGCCGGGATACCCAAAACTCATCAAGGACGTCTGGGGGGTGGAGGGTCCCATCGATACCGCCTTCACCCGCATAAACTGCCAGGGGAAAACCTACATCTTCAAG GGTAAGGAGTATTGGCGGTTTGAGGACGGCGTCCTGGACCCTGACTATCCCCGGGATATCTCCGAAGGGTTCAGCGGCATCCCAGACAACGTCGACGCGGCGTTCGCCCTCCCGGCAGCCAACTACCGAGGCAAAGAAAAGGTCTACTTCTTCAAAG GCTCCCAGTATTACCAGTACGAGTTCCGCAAGCAGCCCACTCAGCAGGAGTGTTCGGAGATGGAGCCCTCGACTCTGTTCAGCCGCTACACTGCCCTGCAGTACGACACCTGGGAAGATATCTTCAGCTTTCTCTTCAAAG gtTCAGATTCTTTCTCCAGCCCTGGCCCTCGCTTGATCAGCAGGGACTGGAAGGGGCTCCCTGGCCCGGTGGACGCGGTGATGGCTGCACGTCTCTACGTGGCTCCCAAGACCCAGACTGCCAGCTCTAAGAAAAGCTCCAAAGCCAGCAGGAAGCGTTCATACAAGCGCCGTCGAGGGAGGAAACAGAAGCACAGGCAGGATCGCTCCGTGTTCTGGGACCTCCAGGACCTGGGCGAGAACAGTGACCGCAGGCAGCAGCAGCGTCAGTGGCAGGGGTACGACTATGGCAGACCGGACTACGACAGACAGAGTTATCTAGAATTCATGGGTTCAGACGAGGACTACGACATGCTCCACAAGTGCCAGCCCATTCAGAGCATCTACTTTTTCATTAAAG ATAAATATTACCGTGTGAATCTTCAGACCAAGAGGGTGGATATTGTATCGCCCCCGTACCCAAGATCCATCGCCAAATACTGGCTGGGCTGCCCAGAGaaaggaggagcagagaggaagTGA
- the LOC117429012 gene encoding NAD(+) hydrolase SARM1-like, whose product MLLSLTISLYKLCRSFSMFSSERLSVPEYVSRLQNRRSVPDPIAVSPGLSTDVRAALDAALPSLRAAIRTLKEAEETSNLEETRKGIAQAFQLVQEAWVLPTVGRQVAEEICNTIRLEGALDLLLKLLQSPEVEIKYESTKLLEQILTSENRDRVARMGLGVILNLARERDDAQLARSVSGILEHMFKHTEETCSQLISNGALDSVLYWCRGTDPTVLRHCAVALANCAMHGGHACQRRMIEKQAAEWLFPLAFSKEDELIRFHACLAVAVLAANREVEGEVVRSGTLELVEPFIASLDPDEFARSLLDSSDNTQGRTATDLQHLLPLLDGARLEGKCIAAFYLCVETSIKSRQNNTKIFQEIGAVQSLKRIVSYSSNGTTSSLAKRALRMMGEDIPRRISPAVPNWKSGEVQTWLQQIGFTAYTERFQELQVDGDLLLNITDLELRIDLGMTAGLTRKRFFRELRELKTYANYSTCDPSNLADWLGGLDPRFRQYTYNLLQGGLERSSLPRVTEQQLQVDCRVENGLHRAKILAAAKEMLQAPLPCSACELQPEGPDVFISYRRTTGSQLASLLKVHLQVRGFSVFIDVEKLEAGKFEDKLIQSVQRARNFILVMSAGALDKCMGDSDMKDWVHKEIVTALNGGKNIVPVTDHFLWPEPSSLPEDMRSVLNFNGVKWSHEYQEATIEKIIRFLQGRTCRDLSSSPDSL is encoded by the exons ATGCTTCTCTCTCTCACCATTTCTCTGTATAAACTCTGCAGATCTTTCTCCATGTTTAGCTCCGAAAGGCTCTCAGTTCCCGAATATGTTTCCCGGCTACAGAACCGGAGATCCGTCCCGGACCCCATAGCAGTATCTCCGGGTCTGAGCACCGATGTCCGGGCGGCTTTGGATGCAGCCCTGCCGTCGCTCCGCGCCGCTATCCGGACTCTGAAAGAGGCCGAAGAAACATCGAATTTAGAGGAGACTCGGAAGGGAATCGCGCAGGCATTCCAGCTGGTCCAGGAAGCCTGGGTGCTGCCCACGGTCGGAAGGCAGGTCGCCGAGGAGATCTGCAACACAATCCGGCTGGAAGGGGCCCTCGACCTGCTTCTCAAGCTGCTGCAGTCCCCCGAAGTGGAAATCAAGTATGAGTCCACCAAGTTACTGGAGCAAATACTGACATCTGAAAACAG gGACCGGGTGGCGCGGATGGGTCTGGGGGTGATTCTGAACCTGGCCCGCGAGCGAGATGATGCCCAGCTGGCCCGCAGCGTCTCTGGGATCCTGGAGCACATGTTCAAGCACACGGAGGAGACCTGCTCCCAGCTCATCAGCAACGGAGCGCTGGACTCGGTGCTGTACTGGTGCCGGGGCACCGACCCCACTGTGCTCCGCCACTGCGCCGTGGCTCTGGCCAACTGCGCCATGCACGGGGGCCACGCCTGCCAGCGGCGGATGATCGAGAAGCAGGCAGCCGAGTGGCTGTTCCCGCTGGCCTTCTCCAAGGAGGACGAGCTGATCCGCTTCCACGCCTGCCTGGCGGTGGCTGTGCTCGCGGCTAACAGGGAGGTGGAGGGGGAGGTGGTGCGCTCCGGCACCCTGGAGCTCGTGGAGCCCTTCATCGCCTCGCTGGACCCGGACGAGTTCGCGCGCAGCCTCCTCGACAGCTCCGACAACACCCAGGGACGCACAGCCACCGACCTGCAGCACCTGCTGCCCCTGCTGGACGGGGCCCGTCTGGAGGGGAAGTGCATCGCTGCCTTCTACCTGTGCGTGGAGACCAGCATCAAATCCAGGCAGAACAACACCAAG ATATTCCAAGAGATCGGCGCAGTGCAGAGCCTGAAGAGGATAGTCAGCTACTCCAGCAATGGAACCACCTCGTCTCTCGCCAAGCGGGCGCTGAGAATGATGGGAGAGGACATCCCACGGCGCATCTCTCCTGCCGTGCCTAACTGGAAATCAGGAGAGGTGCAGACCTGGCTGCAGCAGATCGGCTTTACTGCCTACACCGAGCGCTTCcag GAGCTGCAGGTGGATGGAGACCTGCTTCTGAACATCACTGACCTGGAGCTGCGCATCGACCTGGGCATGACGGCCGGCCTCACCAGGAAGAG GTTCTTCAGGGAGCTCCGAGAGCTGAAGACCTACGCCAACTACTCGACCTGCGACCCCAGCAACCTGGCGGACTGGCTGGGGGGGTTGGACCCGCGCTTCCGGCAGTACACCTACAACCTGCTGCAGGGCGGCCTGGAGAGGAGCTCCCTGCCCCGGGTCACAGAGCAGCAGCTCCAGGTAGACTGCCGCGTGGAGAACGGACTTCACCGCGCCAAGATCTTGGCGGCAGCAAAAG AGATGCTCCAAGCCCCCCTGCCCTGCAGTGCCTGTGAGCTGCAGCCAGAGGGCCCCGATGTGTTCATCAGCTATCGGAGGACAACCGGCTCCCAGCTCGCCAG CCTGCTAAAGGTGCATCTCCAGGTTCGTGGGTTCAGCGTGTTCATCGACGTGGAGAAGCTGGAGGCCGGCAAGTTTGAGGACAAGCTGATCCAGAGCGTGCAGCGAGCGCGCAACTTCATCCTGGTGATGTCGGCCGGGGCGCTTGACAAGTGCATGGGGGACAGCGACATGAAGGACTGGGTCCACAAG GAGATCGTCACGGCCCTGAACGGAGGGAAGAACATTGTCCCCGTGACCGACCACTTCCTGTGGCCCGAGCCCAGCAGCCTGCCCGAGGACATGAGGTCCGTCCTCAACTTCAACGGAGTCAA GTGGTCCCATGAGTACCAGGAGGCCACTATTGAGAAGATCATTCGGTTCCTGCAAGGACGGACCTGCAGAGATCTCTCCAGCTCTCCTGACAGTCTCTAG